The Deinococcus sonorensis KR-87 genome includes a window with the following:
- a CDS encoding FAD-dependent oxidoreductase: MRRGQNSRRLRVPDLWLVLAVLLAALPGVGPLWLHPTPAGPGPDLLVYGATPQGVTAAAAAARSGLRVLLVEPGDRVGGVLTQGWLATLDLSSDRLGRPLSAGLFQPFYRALHHDNSFDVHTAERALRGLLPSSVQLRLRTRLRAVQVQGGVVRQVELQAAGGRTRWVAAPRYIDASDTAELAARAGAGFTVGRQDGGQDRRQMAATLVFRLRGVNWPRLAAALDRERARLHDGAKLAGRSVYGLGPLAAAYRPSDPQRFHLRGLNGARQDDGSLLVNALLIYGVDGTDPASVRRGYRDGRRESARVVRFLRLALPDAFGHVWLAGVAPALYLRETRHLVGQQRLHADQELDGRTWSSSVAVSAYPMDGQVYRPGDAPFLLGQPQPYAVPLGALLPRGYRNLMVVSQAASFDSAAAYSARVVPLQMSLGEAAGTAAVVARLSGRSFAQLNRSRLLTVWLQLSLERHGARLTAPPGSGSCPDGRSPAASRRAARQLLRRGLLNQPYHYQGCLYLTAPQLTGEFLNDLQHQLGRPDQQALFEGLRQLYGPERPLDSGAAQLMLGLLHQPASLLDGPDRLMTRGDAARLRWRLWRLWARQGRVVAPLTAPAVPAR; this comes from the coding sequence GTGCGGCGCGGGCAGAACAGCAGACGGCTCCGGGTTCCTGACCTCTGGCTGGTGCTGGCCGTGCTGCTGGCCGCCCTGCCGGGAGTGGGGCCGCTGTGGCTCCACCCCACCCCGGCCGGGCCGGGGCCGGACCTGCTGGTGTACGGGGCCACGCCGCAGGGTGTAACGGCGGCCGCGGCGGCGGCCCGCAGTGGCCTGCGGGTGCTGCTGGTGGAGCCGGGCGACCGGGTGGGCGGCGTGCTGACCCAGGGCTGGCTGGCCACCCTGGACCTGAGCAGCGACCGGCTGGGCCGCCCGCTCAGCGCCGGGCTGTTCCAGCCGTTCTACCGGGCGCTGCACCACGACAATTCCTTCGACGTACACACGGCGGAGCGTGCCCTGCGCGGCCTGCTGCCGTCTTCGGTCCAGCTGCGGCTGCGCACCCGGCTGCGGGCGGTGCAGGTGCAGGGAGGCGTGGTGCGGCAGGTTGAACTGCAGGCGGCGGGTGGCCGGACCCGCTGGGTGGCCGCGCCGCGCTACATCGATGCGAGCGACACGGCCGAGCTGGCCGCGCGGGCCGGAGCTGGCTTCACCGTGGGGCGGCAGGACGGCGGCCAGGACCGCCGGCAGATGGCGGCCACGCTGGTGTTCCGGCTGCGCGGGGTGAACTGGCCCCGGCTGGCCGCCGCGCTGGACCGTGAGCGGGCACGGCTGCACGACGGGGCCAAGCTGGCCGGGCGCTCGGTGTACGGCCTGGGGCCGCTGGCCGCCGCCTACCGGCCCAGCGACCCGCAGCGCTTTCACCTGCGCGGCCTGAACGGAGCGCGGCAGGACGACGGCAGCCTGCTGGTCAACGCGCTGCTGATCTACGGCGTGGACGGCACCGACCCCGCCTCGGTGCGGCGCGGGTACCGGGACGGGCGGCGCGAGAGTGCGCGGGTGGTGCGCTTTCTGCGGCTGGCGCTGCCGGATGCGTTCGGGCACGTGTGGCTGGCGGGGGTGGCCCCGGCCCTCTACCTGCGCGAGACCCGGCACCTGGTGGGGCAGCAGCGCCTGCACGCCGATCAGGAGCTGGATGGCCGTACCTGGAGCAGCAGCGTGGCCGTGAGCGCCTACCCGATGGACGGGCAGGTGTACCGTCCCGGCGACGCCCCCTTCCTGCTGGGCCAGCCGCAGCCGTATGCGGTGCCGCTGGGCGCGCTGCTGCCCAGAGGTTACAGGAACCTGATGGTGGTGTCGCAGGCGGCCTCCTTCGACAGCGCCGCCGCGTACTCGGCGCGGGTGGTGCCGCTGCAGATGTCGCTGGGCGAGGCGGCCGGGACGGCGGCGGTGGTGGCCCGGCTCAGCGGGCGCAGCTTCGCCCAGTTGAACCGCTCCAGGCTGCTGACCGTGTGGCTGCAGCTGAGCCTGGAACGCCACGGAGCGCGGCTGACCGCGCCGCCGGGAAGCGGCTCCTGCCCGGATGGGCGCAGTCCGGCGGCCAGCCGGCGAGCGGCCCGGCAGCTGCTGCGGCGCGGCCTGCTGAACCAGCCGTACCACTATCAGGGCTGCCTGTACCTGACGGCTCCGCAGCTGACCGGAGAGTTTCTCAACGACCTGCAGCATCAACTGGGGCGCCCGGACCAGCAGGCGCTGTTCGAGGGGCTGCGGCAGCTCTACGGCCCGGAGCGCCCCCTGGACAGCGGCGCGGCACAGCTGATGCTGGGCCTGCTGCACCAGCCGGCCTCA
- a CDS encoding methylmalonyl-CoA mutase family protein: MKKNDWLSSVYRPATQRFPERDINFSTLSNQQPDPIYTADDLNGWDAEQELGYPGAFPYTRGVQPSMYRARLWTMRMFAGFGSAEQTNERFRALLGAGQTGLSTAFDLPTLMGYDADHPFSAGEVGKCGVSVSSLADMERLFQGIDPEQVSTSMTINSPANAIWAMYIANAQKQGKDLNRLNGTLQNDILKEFIAQKEFIFPPAPSVQLVIDTFEWGPKHVPKWNFISVSGYHIREAGATAVQELAFTLADGFHYVEQALARGLDIDEFAPRISFFWDVHNDFFEEIAKFRAARRIWARQMRDRYGAKNPRSLMLRTHAQTAGVSLPAQQPLINIARVAIQALAGVLGGTQSLHTDAYDEALALPTEAAATIALRTQQIIAYETGVAGVVDPLAGSYYVEKLTNDVEAAALGYIEQIRAMGGVEAGIENGFFQAEMAEAAFRYQREVERKERIIVGVNDFVQDSVEVPIQLIDPAVERLQAERLAQLRRERDPQRHREALQALRDSAVQGTNSMPAFLACAHAYATLGEQMDVLRAVHGEYVETAVV; the protein is encoded by the coding sequence ATGAAGAAGAACGACTGGCTGAGCAGCGTCTACCGCCCGGCCACGCAGCGCTTTCCCGAACGCGACATCAACTTCAGCACGCTGAGCAACCAGCAGCCGGACCCGATCTACACCGCTGACGACCTCAACGGCTGGGACGCGGAGCAGGAGCTCGGCTACCCCGGCGCGTTTCCCTACACCCGTGGCGTGCAGCCGAGCATGTACCGCGCGCGGCTGTGGACCATGCGGATGTTCGCGGGCTTCGGCAGCGCCGAGCAGACCAACGAACGCTTCCGCGCGCTGCTGGGTGCCGGCCAGACCGGCCTGAGCACCGCCTTCGACCTGCCGACCCTGATGGGCTACGACGCCGACCATCCGTTCAGCGCCGGAGAAGTGGGCAAGTGCGGGGTGAGCGTTAGCAGCCTGGCCGACATGGAGCGGCTGTTCCAGGGCATCGACCCGGAGCAGGTCAGCACCAGCATGACCATCAACAGCCCGGCCAACGCCATCTGGGCCATGTACATCGCCAACGCCCAGAAGCAGGGCAAGGACCTGAACCGGCTGAACGGCACCCTGCAGAACGACATCCTCAAGGAATTCATCGCGCAGAAGGAGTTCATCTTCCCGCCCGCCCCGAGCGTGCAGCTGGTGATCGACACCTTCGAGTGGGGCCCGAAGCACGTGCCGAAGTGGAACTTCATCAGCGTGAGCGGCTACCACATCCGCGAGGCGGGCGCGACGGCGGTGCAGGAACTGGCCTTCACGCTGGCCGACGGCTTCCATTACGTGGAGCAGGCGCTGGCCCGCGGCCTGGACATCGACGAGTTCGCGCCGCGCATCAGCTTCTTCTGGGACGTGCACAACGACTTCTTCGAGGAGATCGCCAAGTTCCGGGCCGCCCGCCGCATCTGGGCGCGGCAGATGCGCGACCGCTACGGCGCCAAAAACCCGCGCAGCCTGATGCTGCGTACCCACGCCCAGACGGCCGGGGTGTCGCTGCCGGCGCAGCAGCCGCTGATCAACATCGCCCGCGTGGCCATTCAGGCGCTGGCTGGGGTGCTGGGCGGCACCCAGAGCCTGCACACCGACGCCTACGACGAGGCCCTGGCGCTGCCCACCGAGGCGGCGGCCACCATCGCGCTGCGTACCCAGCAGATCATCGCGTACGAGACCGGGGTGGCGGGGGTGGTGGACCCGCTGGCCGGCAGCTACTACGTCGAGAAGCTGACCAACGACGTGGAGGCGGCCGCGCTCGGCTACATCGAGCAGATCCGGGCGATGGGCGGCGTGGAGGCCGGCATCGAGAACGGCTTCTTCCAGGCGGAGATGGCCGAGGCCGCCTTCCGCTACCAGCGCGAGGTGGAGCGCAAGGAACGCATCATCGTGGGCGTCAACGACTTCGTGCAGGACAGCGTGGAGGTGCCGATCCAGCTGATTGACCCGGCGGTGGAGCGGCTGCAGGCCGAGCGGCTGGCCCAGCTGCGCCGCGAGCGCGATCCGCAGCGGCACCGGGAGGCGCTGCAGGCGCTGCGCGACTCGGCGGTGCAGGGCACCAACAGCATGCCAGCCTTCCTGGCCTGCGCGCACGCCTACGCCACGCTGGGCGAGCAGATGGACGTGCTGCGCGCCGTCCACGGCGAGTACGTGGAAACGGCCGTGGTCTAG